A genomic stretch from Tamandua tetradactyla isolate mTamTet1 chromosome 15, mTamTet1.pri, whole genome shotgun sequence includes:
- the IP6K2 gene encoding inositol hexakisphosphate kinase 2 isoform X2, whose amino-acid sequence MSVPVSPYQHLLLASWPTEAEDPRPNRLTHRRQAEDALATGPRRLHFPRAACSQRMSPAFRAMDVEPRAKGVLLEPFVHQVGGHSCVLHFNETTLCKPLVPREHQFYETLPAEMRKFTPQYKGVVSVCFEEDEDRNLCLIAYPLKGDHGTVDSIDNSDCEPKSKLLRWTNKKHHVLETEKIPKDWVRQHRKEEKMKSHKLEEEFEWLKKSEVLYYSVEKKGNVSSQLKHYNPWSMKCHQQQLQRMKENVKHRNQYKFILLENLTSRYEVPCVLDLKMGTRQHGDDASEEKAANQIRKCQQSTSAVIGVRVCGMQVYQAGSGQLMFMNKYHGRKLSVQGFKEALFQFFHNGRYLRRELLGPVLKKLADLKAVLEQQESYRFYSSSLLVIYDGKEWPEVALDSDAEDLEDLSEESADESAGAYAYKPIGTSSVDVRMIDFAHTTCRLYGEDSVVHEGQDAGYIFGLQSLIDIITEISEESGE is encoded by the exons atgagtgttccagtttctccatatcagcaCTTGCTATT aGCATCCTGGCCCACAGAAGCTGAGGATCCAAGGCCAAACAGACTGACGCACAGACGACAGGCAGAGGACGCACTGGCCACTGGACCCCGCCGACTTCATTTTCCCCGTGCTGCCTGCTCCCAGAGGATGAGCCCAGCTTTCAGGGCCATGGACGTGGAGCCCCGTGCCAAGGGCGTCCTGCTGGAACCCTTTGTCCATCAGGTTGGGGGGCACTCCTGCGTGCTCCACTTCAATGAGACAACCCTGTGCAAGCCCCTGGTCCCAAGGGAGCACCAATTCTACGAAACTCTCCCAGCAGAGATGCGCAAATTCACTCCTCAATACAAAG GTGTGGTGTCCGTGTGCTTTGAAGAAGATGAAGACAGGAATTTGTGTTTAATAGCGTATCCATTGAAAGGGGACCATGGAACTGTGGACAGTATAGACAATTCAGACTGTGAACCAAAAAGTAAGCTCCTAAGGtggacaaacaaaaaacatcacGTCCTAGAAACAGAAAAGATTCCCAAGGACTGGGTGCGCCAGCATCGGAAAGAGGAGAAGATGAAGAG CCATAAGTTGGAAGAAGaatttgagtggctaaagaaatCTGAAGTTTTATACTACAGTGTAGAGAAAAAGGGGAATGTGAGTTCCCAGCTTAAACACTATAACCCTTGGAGTATGAAGTGTCACCAGCAACAGTTACAGCGAATGAAGGAGAATGTGAAGCATCGGAACCAGTACA AATTTATCTTATTGGAGAACCTGACCTCCCGCTACGAGGTGCCTTGTGTCCTGGACCTCAAGATGGGTACCCGTCAGCATGGTGACGATGCTTCAGAGGAGAAGGCAGCCAATCAGATCCGCAAGTGCCAGCAGAGCACATCTGCGGTCATCGGGGTTCGCGTGTGTGGCATGCAG GTGTACCAGGCAGGCAGTGGGCAGCTTATGTTCATGAACAAGTATCATGGGCGGAAGCTGTCAGTGCAGGGCTTCAAGGAGGcacttttccagttcttccacaaTGGGCGATATCTGCGCCGTGAGCTCCTGGGTCCTGTGCTCAAGAAGCTGGCTGATCTCAAGGCGGTATTGGAGCAACAGGAATCCTACCGCTTCTACTCAAGCTCCCTGCTGGTCATCTATGATGGGAAGGAGTGGCCTGAGGTGGCCCTGGACTCAGATGCTGAGGACTTGGAAGACCTGTCAGAGGAATCAGCTGATGAGTCTGCTGGCGCCTATGCCTACAAGCCCATCGGCACCAGCTCAGTGGATGTGCGCATGATTGACTTTGCACATACCACATGCAGGCTGTATGGTGAGGACAGCGTGGTGCACGAGGGCCAGGATGCTGGCTATATCTTTGGGCTTCAGAGCCTAATAGACATTATCACAGAGATAAGCGAGGAAAGTGGGGAGTGA
- the IP6K2 gene encoding inositol hexakisphosphate kinase 2 isoform X1 codes for MHLSQSLTEGVLEPSVCTGDVTGIQATWMSLSLPEASLLRASWPTEAEDPRPNRLTHRRQAEDALATGPRRLHFPRAACSQRMSPAFRAMDVEPRAKGVLLEPFVHQVGGHSCVLHFNETTLCKPLVPREHQFYETLPAEMRKFTPQYKGVVSVCFEEDEDRNLCLIAYPLKGDHGTVDSIDNSDCEPKSKLLRWTNKKHHVLETEKIPKDWVRQHRKEEKMKSHKLEEEFEWLKKSEVLYYSVEKKGNVSSQLKHYNPWSMKCHQQQLQRMKENVKHRNQYKFILLENLTSRYEVPCVLDLKMGTRQHGDDASEEKAANQIRKCQQSTSAVIGVRVCGMQVYQAGSGQLMFMNKYHGRKLSVQGFKEALFQFFHNGRYLRRELLGPVLKKLADLKAVLEQQESYRFYSSSLLVIYDGKEWPEVALDSDAEDLEDLSEESADESAGAYAYKPIGTSSVDVRMIDFAHTTCRLYGEDSVVHEGQDAGYIFGLQSLIDIITEISEESGE; via the exons aGCATCCTGGCCCACAGAAGCTGAGGATCCAAGGCCAAACAGACTGACGCACAGACGACAGGCAGAGGACGCACTGGCCACTGGACCCCGCCGACTTCATTTTCCCCGTGCTGCCTGCTCCCAGAGGATGAGCCCAGCTTTCAGGGCCATGGACGTGGAGCCCCGTGCCAAGGGCGTCCTGCTGGAACCCTTTGTCCATCAGGTTGGGGGGCACTCCTGCGTGCTCCACTTCAATGAGACAACCCTGTGCAAGCCCCTGGTCCCAAGGGAGCACCAATTCTACGAAACTCTCCCAGCAGAGATGCGCAAATTCACTCCTCAATACAAAG GTGTGGTGTCCGTGTGCTTTGAAGAAGATGAAGACAGGAATTTGTGTTTAATAGCGTATCCATTGAAAGGGGACCATGGAACTGTGGACAGTATAGACAATTCAGACTGTGAACCAAAAAGTAAGCTCCTAAGGtggacaaacaaaaaacatcacGTCCTAGAAACAGAAAAGATTCCCAAGGACTGGGTGCGCCAGCATCGGAAAGAGGAGAAGATGAAGAG CCATAAGTTGGAAGAAGaatttgagtggctaaagaaatCTGAAGTTTTATACTACAGTGTAGAGAAAAAGGGGAATGTGAGTTCCCAGCTTAAACACTATAACCCTTGGAGTATGAAGTGTCACCAGCAACAGTTACAGCGAATGAAGGAGAATGTGAAGCATCGGAACCAGTACA AATTTATCTTATTGGAGAACCTGACCTCCCGCTACGAGGTGCCTTGTGTCCTGGACCTCAAGATGGGTACCCGTCAGCATGGTGACGATGCTTCAGAGGAGAAGGCAGCCAATCAGATCCGCAAGTGCCAGCAGAGCACATCTGCGGTCATCGGGGTTCGCGTGTGTGGCATGCAG GTGTACCAGGCAGGCAGTGGGCAGCTTATGTTCATGAACAAGTATCATGGGCGGAAGCTGTCAGTGCAGGGCTTCAAGGAGGcacttttccagttcttccacaaTGGGCGATATCTGCGCCGTGAGCTCCTGGGTCCTGTGCTCAAGAAGCTGGCTGATCTCAAGGCGGTATTGGAGCAACAGGAATCCTACCGCTTCTACTCAAGCTCCCTGCTGGTCATCTATGATGGGAAGGAGTGGCCTGAGGTGGCCCTGGACTCAGATGCTGAGGACTTGGAAGACCTGTCAGAGGAATCAGCTGATGAGTCTGCTGGCGCCTATGCCTACAAGCCCATCGGCACCAGCTCAGTGGATGTGCGCATGATTGACTTTGCACATACCACATGCAGGCTGTATGGTGAGGACAGCGTGGTGCACGAGGGCCAGGATGCTGGCTATATCTTTGGGCTTCAGAGCCTAATAGACATTATCACAGAGATAAGCGAGGAAAGTGGGGAGTGA
- the IP6K2 gene encoding inositol hexakisphosphate kinase 2 isoform X3, with protein sequence MSPAFRAMDVEPRAKGVLLEPFVHQVGGHSCVLHFNETTLCKPLVPREHQFYETLPAEMRKFTPQYKGVVSVCFEEDEDRNLCLIAYPLKGDHGTVDSIDNSDCEPKSKLLRWTNKKHHVLETEKIPKDWVRQHRKEEKMKSHKLEEEFEWLKKSEVLYYSVEKKGNVSSQLKHYNPWSMKCHQQQLQRMKENVKHRNQYKFILLENLTSRYEVPCVLDLKMGTRQHGDDASEEKAANQIRKCQQSTSAVIGVRVCGMQVYQAGSGQLMFMNKYHGRKLSVQGFKEALFQFFHNGRYLRRELLGPVLKKLADLKAVLEQQESYRFYSSSLLVIYDGKEWPEVALDSDAEDLEDLSEESADESAGAYAYKPIGTSSVDVRMIDFAHTTCRLYGEDSVVHEGQDAGYIFGLQSLIDIITEISEESGE encoded by the exons ATGAGCCCAGCTTTCAGGGCCATGGACGTGGAGCCCCGTGCCAAGGGCGTCCTGCTGGAACCCTTTGTCCATCAGGTTGGGGGGCACTCCTGCGTGCTCCACTTCAATGAGACAACCCTGTGCAAGCCCCTGGTCCCAAGGGAGCACCAATTCTACGAAACTCTCCCAGCAGAGATGCGCAAATTCACTCCTCAATACAAAG GTGTGGTGTCCGTGTGCTTTGAAGAAGATGAAGACAGGAATTTGTGTTTAATAGCGTATCCATTGAAAGGGGACCATGGAACTGTGGACAGTATAGACAATTCAGACTGTGAACCAAAAAGTAAGCTCCTAAGGtggacaaacaaaaaacatcacGTCCTAGAAACAGAAAAGATTCCCAAGGACTGGGTGCGCCAGCATCGGAAAGAGGAGAAGATGAAGAG CCATAAGTTGGAAGAAGaatttgagtggctaaagaaatCTGAAGTTTTATACTACAGTGTAGAGAAAAAGGGGAATGTGAGTTCCCAGCTTAAACACTATAACCCTTGGAGTATGAAGTGTCACCAGCAACAGTTACAGCGAATGAAGGAGAATGTGAAGCATCGGAACCAGTACA AATTTATCTTATTGGAGAACCTGACCTCCCGCTACGAGGTGCCTTGTGTCCTGGACCTCAAGATGGGTACCCGTCAGCATGGTGACGATGCTTCAGAGGAGAAGGCAGCCAATCAGATCCGCAAGTGCCAGCAGAGCACATCTGCGGTCATCGGGGTTCGCGTGTGTGGCATGCAG GTGTACCAGGCAGGCAGTGGGCAGCTTATGTTCATGAACAAGTATCATGGGCGGAAGCTGTCAGTGCAGGGCTTCAAGGAGGcacttttccagttcttccacaaTGGGCGATATCTGCGCCGTGAGCTCCTGGGTCCTGTGCTCAAGAAGCTGGCTGATCTCAAGGCGGTATTGGAGCAACAGGAATCCTACCGCTTCTACTCAAGCTCCCTGCTGGTCATCTATGATGGGAAGGAGTGGCCTGAGGTGGCCCTGGACTCAGATGCTGAGGACTTGGAAGACCTGTCAGAGGAATCAGCTGATGAGTCTGCTGGCGCCTATGCCTACAAGCCCATCGGCACCAGCTCAGTGGATGTGCGCATGATTGACTTTGCACATACCACATGCAGGCTGTATGGTGAGGACAGCGTGGTGCACGAGGGCCAGGATGCTGGCTATATCTTTGGGCTTCAGAGCCTAATAGACATTATCACAGAGATAAGCGAGGAAAGTGGGGAGTGA